Proteins from a genomic interval of Enterococcus faecium:
- a CDS encoding glycosyltransferase family 4 protein, whose product MKVLLYFESEKMLAKSGIGRALDHQKRALTEVGISYTLDEKEDYDILHINTYGINSHNMVNKARREGKKVVYHAHSTEEDFRNSFIGSNQLSPIVKKYLVGLYQKADYLITPTPYSKQLLESYGIRVPIQAISNGIDLEKYRPDPMKEQKFREYFKLSPDQKVIICVGLFFERKGIIDFVEIAKKMPEYTFIWFGHVPMYSIPRNIRKIVKEDHPENVLFPGYIRGEIIEGAYSGADLFFFPSYEETEGIVVLEALASKQNVLVRDIPVYNGWLEDSKNCYMGKTNEEFIRLIQQITNQELPSTTQAGYQTAKERSINKIGEELKNVYESVLNEKVSSKLKKVNQIKD is encoded by the coding sequence GTGAAGGTATTATTATATTTTGAAAGTGAAAAAATGCTTGCAAAATCTGGAATCGGGCGTGCGCTTGATCATCAAAAACGTGCTCTGACGGAAGTCGGTATCTCTTATACACTAGATGAAAAAGAAGATTATGACATCCTGCACATCAATACATACGGAATCAATAGTCATAATATGGTCAATAAAGCCAGAAGAGAAGGAAAAAAAGTTGTCTATCATGCGCATTCTACAGAGGAAGATTTCCGAAATTCCTTTATCGGATCGAACCAGCTTTCTCCTATCGTAAAAAAATATCTGGTAGGATTGTACCAAAAAGCGGACTATCTGATCACGCCAACACCTTATTCAAAACAGTTGTTGGAAAGCTATGGTATCCGTGTGCCGATTCAAGCTATTTCCAATGGGATCGACTTAGAGAAATATCGCCCTGATCCAATGAAAGAACAAAAGTTCAGAGAATATTTCAAACTGTCTCCGGATCAAAAAGTAATCATTTGTGTCGGTTTGTTTTTCGAACGTAAAGGAATCATTGATTTCGTAGAAATTGCTAAGAAGATGCCCGAATACACATTTATTTGGTTTGGTCATGTTCCCATGTACTCGATTCCTCGGAACATCCGGAAAATTGTAAAAGAAGATCATCCTGAAAATGTCCTGTTTCCTGGTTACATTCGTGGAGAGATCATAGAAGGTGCGTATTCAGGTGCAGATCTATTCTTTTTCCCTTCTTATGAAGAGACAGAAGGGATCGTTGTTTTAGAAGCTTTAGCAAGCAAACAAAACGTACTTGTTCGAGATATTCCAGTGTATAATGGCTGGTTAGAAGATAGCAAGAACTGCTATATGGGGAAGACAAACGAAGAATTTATCCGACTGATCCAACAGATTACCAATCAAGAACTACCGAGTACGACACAAGCCGGTTATCAAACAGCAAAAGAGCGAAGTATCAATAAAATCGGTGAAGAACTTAAAAATGTATACGAAAGTGTACTGAATGAAAAAGTCTCTAGCAAATTAAAAAAAGTAAATCAGATCAAGGACTAG
- the ptsP gene encoding phosphoenolpyruvate--protein phosphotransferase: MVEMLKGIAASDGVAVAKAYLLVQPDLTFSKATVEDTAAEEARLDAALAKSTEELQQIREKAAQSLGEAEAQVFDAHLMVLSDPEMVGQIKQNIKDNSVNAESALKEVTDMYIGMFEAMEDNAYMQERAADIRDVAKRILAHLLGVTLPNPSMINEEVVVVAHDLTPSDTAQLDRNFVKAFVTDIGGRTSHSAIMARSLEIPAIVGTKEITAKVKEGDILAVNGIEGDVIIDPTDEQKAEFEKAGADYAAQKAEWEKLKNAETVTADGKHFELAANIGTPKDLVGVHNNGGEAVGLYRTEFLYMDSPDFPTEDDQYEAYKAVLEGMEGKPVVVRTMDIGGDKELPYLQLPHEMNPFLGYRALRISLSEQGDEMFRTQMRALLRASVHGNLRIMFPMVATLKEFRAAKAIFEEEKQKLISEGKEVSDTIQVGIMIEIPAAAVLADKFAKEVDFFSVGTNDLIQYTMAADRMNERVSYLYQPYNPSILRLIKNVIDAAHAEGKWAGMCGEMAGDQTAVPLLVGMGLDEFSMSATSILKTRSLMKRLDTAKMAELADRALKECDTMEEVVELVHEYVK; this comes from the coding sequence ATGGTTGAAATGCTAAAAGGGATTGCCGCTAGTGACGGTGTAGCCGTTGCAAAAGCTTACCTGCTAGTTCAACCGGATTTAACATTCAGTAAGGCAACAGTAGAAGATACTGCGGCTGAAGAAGCTCGTTTGGATGCTGCATTAGCTAAATCTACTGAAGAATTGCAGCAAATTCGTGAAAAAGCAGCGCAAAGCTTAGGTGAAGCAGAAGCGCAAGTATTTGATGCCCATTTGATGGTTCTTTCAGATCCAGAAATGGTAGGTCAAATCAAGCAAAATATTAAAGACAACAGCGTAAATGCTGAATCAGCGCTAAAAGAAGTAACGGATATGTATATCGGTATGTTCGAAGCAATGGAAGATAATGCTTATATGCAAGAGCGTGCTGCAGATATTCGTGACGTTGCTAAACGTATTTTAGCGCACTTATTAGGCGTTACTTTACCAAATCCATCAATGATCAACGAAGAAGTGGTCGTTGTTGCACATGACTTGACTCCAAGTGATACAGCACAATTAGATCGCAATTTTGTAAAAGCGTTTGTAACAGACATTGGTGGACGTACTTCACATTCTGCTATCATGGCACGTTCTTTAGAAATTCCAGCAATCGTTGGGACAAAAGAAATTACTGCTAAAGTCAAAGAAGGCGATATTTTGGCTGTCAACGGGATCGAAGGCGATGTAATCATCGATCCTACAGATGAACAAAAAGCTGAATTTGAAAAAGCAGGTGCAGATTACGCAGCACAAAAAGCAGAATGGGAAAAATTAAAAAATGCAGAAACTGTCACAGCTGACGGCAAGCATTTTGAATTAGCTGCAAACATCGGAACACCAAAAGATCTAGTTGGTGTCCATAATAATGGTGGAGAAGCAGTTGGTCTGTACCGTACTGAATTCCTGTATATGGATTCTCCAGACTTCCCAACAGAAGATGACCAATATGAAGCTTACAAAGCTGTATTAGAAGGTATGGAAGGAAAACCTGTAGTTGTTCGTACAATGGACATCGGTGGAGATAAAGAACTACCATATCTGCAATTACCTCATGAAATGAATCCATTCTTAGGATATCGTGCATTGCGTATCAGTTTATCTGAACAAGGCGACGAAATGTTCCGTACACAAATGCGTGCATTGCTTCGTGCATCTGTTCATGGTAACTTACGTATCATGTTCCCTATGGTAGCTACACTCAAAGAATTCCGCGCAGCAAAAGCGATCTTTGAAGAAGAAAAACAAAAATTGATCAGTGAAGGCAAGGAAGTATCTGATACGATCCAAGTCGGCATCATGATCGAGATTCCAGCAGCAGCAGTCTTAGCAGACAAGTTTGCAAAAGAAGTAGATTTCTTCTCTGTAGGTACGAACGATTTGATTCAATACACAATGGCAGCAGACCGTATGAACGAACGCGTTTCTTACTTGTACCAACCATATAACCCATCAATTTTACGTTTGATCAAAAATGTAATTGATGCAGCACACGCTGAAGGAAAATGGGCAGGTATGTGTGGAGAAATGGCTGGAGATCAAACAGCTGTTCCATTGCTAGTAGGTATGGGTCTAGATGAGTTCTCAATGAGTGCGACATCTATTCTTAAAACGCGTAGTTTAATGAAACGCTTGGACACAGCGAAAATGGCTGAACTTGCTGATCGTGCATTGAAAGAATGCGATACGATGGAAGAAGTCGTTGAACTTGTTCATGAATATGTAAAATAA
- a CDS encoding glycosyltransferase family 4 protein has protein sequence MKIGFFTDTYFPQVSGVATSIKTLKQELERHGHEVYIFTTTDPNADKLEKDVIRMPSVPFISFKDRRVVVRGMWYAYLVAKELELDLIHTHTEFGAGILGKMVAKKLKIPLIHTYHTMYEDYLHYIGKGKVIRQSHVKYLSRLFANHTTGVVCPSERVIDTLRSYGVIAPLRVIPTGIDIEKFKRSDITQQDISKLRESLGLQENHLMILSLSRISYEKNIQALINGFPQVISAYPNARLVIVGKGPYVEELEELISELQLEEFVQFTGEVDNNDVALYYKAADYFVSASTSETQGLTYTEAMAAGTPCVVEGNAYLNRLFDHPSLGKTFETDEDFAPALIDYISSEVPKDPKVLEAKLYDISSTHFGEAMIEFYQDMVVYHEEEMRRKEEEDSIERIKIKLNSFKR, from the coding sequence ATGAAAATCGGCTTTTTTACCGATACCTACTTTCCGCAAGTCAGCGGAGTTGCTACATCGATCAAAACATTAAAACAAGAATTAGAAAGACATGGGCATGAAGTCTATATTTTTACAACGACCGATCCTAATGCGGATAAGTTGGAAAAAGATGTGATTCGAATGCCAAGTGTACCATTTATTTCTTTCAAGGATCGAAGAGTTGTTGTTAGAGGCATGTGGTATGCTTATTTGGTTGCCAAAGAACTAGAACTAGATCTTATTCATACCCATACAGAATTCGGAGCAGGGATACTTGGGAAGATGGTAGCTAAGAAGTTGAAAATACCTCTGATCCATACTTACCATACGATGTATGAAGACTACCTTCATTATATCGGTAAAGGAAAAGTGATCAGGCAATCCCATGTAAAATACTTGTCTAGATTATTTGCAAATCATACGACAGGTGTAGTTTGTCCAAGTGAACGTGTTATTGATACATTACGCAGTTATGGTGTAATAGCACCGCTTCGCGTGATTCCTACTGGTATCGACATTGAAAAATTCAAACGTTCTGATATCACTCAGCAGGATATCAGCAAATTAAGGGAGTCACTAGGTCTTCAGGAAAACCATTTGATGATTCTTTCTTTAAGCAGGATTTCTTATGAGAAAAATATCCAAGCCTTGATTAATGGGTTTCCTCAGGTCATCTCCGCTTATCCTAACGCCAGATTAGTTATCGTAGGAAAAGGACCTTATGTAGAAGAGTTAGAGGAATTGATCTCAGAACTGCAGTTAGAAGAATTTGTGCAGTTCACAGGAGAAGTGGACAACAATGATGTAGCACTTTATTATAAAGCGGCAGATTATTTTGTCAGTGCTTCTACTTCAGAAACACAAGGGCTTACTTATACAGAAGCGATGGCAGCCGGAACACCTTGTGTCGTGGAAGGAAATGCTTATTTGAACCGATTGTTCGATCATCCTTCATTAGGGAAAACTTTTGAAACCGACGAAGACTTTGCACCAGCACTTATTGATTATATTTCCAGTGAAGTTCCTAAAGATCCAAAAGTTTTAGAAGCTAAACTTTATGATATTTCATCTACACATTTCGGCGAAGCTATGATCGAATTTTATCAAGACATGGTTGTTTATCATGAAGAAGAGATGCGAAGAAAAGAAGAAGAAGACTCGATTGAACGAATCAAAATAAAATTAAATTCATTTAAAAGATAA
- a CDS encoding hemolysin family protein produces the protein MNADPESQSLLAQILLLIVLTLINAFLAASEIAVVSINKNRIEQKADEGDVKSQKLLKILQNPNNFLSTIQVGITLVNILSGASLANTLSERLAPVLGGGTAAKNIANIIVLAILTYVSIVFGELYPKRIALNKSEEVAKFTSGLIRLIGVVAKPFVWLLSASTSLLARITPMTFDDEDSKMTRDEMRYMLENEGVLNNEELEMLQGVFSLDTKVAREVMVPRTDAFMIDINDTVEENVNEVLSENYSRIPVYNEDKDKVVGILHTKNLLKAAHKFGFDNLDIKKIMQEPLFVPETVFIDDLLYEMKKTQNQMAILLDEYGGVVGLATLEDLLEEIVGEIDDESDEVENLYEKIDEHEYIIQGRMLIDEFNEAFDSDLHMSDVDTMAGYLITALGMIPDEGEKLSFDVDNITLVSEEMEGSRILKIRVIFHDPEETEAEPEEERRYFRKEFEDDEPRR, from the coding sequence ATGAATGCTGACCCTGAGAGTCAGTCGCTGTTAGCGCAGATTTTATTATTGATCGTTTTGACATTGATCAATGCTTTTTTAGCAGCTTCCGAAATTGCTGTTGTTTCGATCAATAAGAATCGAATCGAGCAAAAAGCTGATGAAGGAGATGTGAAATCTCAAAAGCTTTTAAAAATATTGCAGAATCCAAATAATTTCCTATCGACAATCCAAGTAGGAATCACTTTGGTCAACATTTTGTCTGGTGCTTCACTAGCTAATACTTTATCGGAACGGTTAGCTCCGGTATTAGGTGGCGGCACAGCGGCAAAAAATATTGCAAATATCATTGTGCTGGCTATTTTGACCTATGTATCGATTGTTTTTGGAGAATTGTACCCTAAACGTATTGCTTTAAATAAATCAGAAGAAGTCGCAAAGTTCACTTCAGGGCTGATACGCTTGATTGGTGTAGTAGCTAAGCCCTTCGTCTGGCTGCTTTCTGCTTCCACAAGTTTATTGGCGCGTATCACGCCGATGACTTTTGATGATGAAGATTCAAAAATGACCAGAGATGAAATGCGTTATATGCTTGAAAACGAAGGCGTATTGAATAATGAAGAATTAGAAATGCTCCAAGGGGTTTTTTCTCTTGATACGAAAGTTGCCCGAGAAGTCATGGTCCCACGAACGGATGCATTTATGATTGATATCAACGACACTGTGGAAGAAAATGTGAATGAAGTTTTATCCGAAAACTATTCAAGAATCCCTGTTTATAACGAAGACAAAGATAAAGTAGTCGGAATCCTTCATACAAAGAATTTACTAAAAGCTGCCCATAAATTCGGCTTTGATAATTTAGATATCAAGAAAATCATGCAGGAGCCTTTATTCGTTCCTGAAACGGTCTTTATTGATGATCTGTTATATGAAATGAAAAAGACGCAGAATCAGATGGCTATTTTATTAGATGAATATGGCGGCGTCGTTGGGTTAGCAACACTAGAAGACCTTTTAGAAGAAATCGTCGGAGAAATCGATGATGAATCAGATGAAGTTGAGAATCTTTATGAAAAAATCGATGAACACGAATATATCATCCAAGGACGTATGCTGATTGATGAGTTCAATGAAGCTTTTGACAGTGATCTGCATATGAGTGATGTAGATACGATGGCTGGTTATTTGATTACAGCATTAGGCATGATTCCGGATGAAGGCGAAAAGTTATCGTTTGATGTCGATAATATTACGCTGGTTTCTGAAGAAATGGAAGGTTCTCGAATCCTTAAAATCCGTGTCATTTTTCATGATCCGGAAGAAACAGAAGCGGAACCTGAAGAAGAACGAAGATACTTCAGAAAAGAATTCGAAGATGACGAGCCAAGAAGATAA
- a CDS encoding ATP-dependent Clp protease ATP-binding subunit: MLCQNCGKNEATIHLYATVNGQRTQLDYCQSCYQKIKNQQNGGLTNMAQNDPFGFGSLDDLFRSMSRQMQQQGNYEQTPPTQFGGNNNFNGGQPPQGNTEGLLGEYGINITEQARQGDIDPVIGRDDEIKRVIEILNRRTKNNPVLIGEPGVGKTAVVEGLAQKIVDGDVPQKLMDKEVIRLDVISLVQGTGIRGQFEERMQKLIEEIRQAENVILFIDEVHEIVGAGSAGDGNMDAGNILKPALARGELQMVGATTLNEYRIIEKDAALERRMQPVRVDEPTVEETISILKGLQKRYEDYHHVKYTDEAIEAAATLSNRYVQDRFLPDKAIDLLDETGSKKNLTIQIVDPKTIEKKLQEAEEQKVLASREEDFEKAAYYRDQINKLQKMKERQLTEEETPVITEKDMEKIVEQRTGIPVGELKEKEQTQLKNLADDLKAHVIGQDNAVDRVAKAIRRNRVGLNKQNRPIGSFLFVGPTGVGKTELAKQLAYELFGSQDSMIRFDMSEYMEKHSVSKLIGSPPGYVGYEEAGQLTEKVRRNPYSLVLLDEVEKAHPDVLHMFLQILDDGRLTDAQGRTVSFKDTIIIMTSNAGTGKVEANVGFGAAREGVTRSVLNQLNNYFTPEFLNRFDGIIEFSALSKENLMTIVTLMLDDVNQMLAAQQLHIEVPTNVKEKLVDLGYDPSMGARPLRRTIQEQIEDGIAEFYLDHPSIHELKAKLDKDGKIIVTSKPERLAKESAEETAE; encoded by the coding sequence ATGCTTTGTCAAAACTGCGGCAAGAATGAGGCAACGATTCACTTGTATGCCACTGTCAATGGTCAGCGGACACAACTCGATTACTGTCAGAGCTGTTATCAAAAAATCAAAAATCAACAAAATGGAGGTCTGACTAATATGGCCCAAAATGATCCATTTGGATTTGGCAGTTTGGACGATCTTTTCCGTTCCATGTCTCGCCAAATGCAACAGCAAGGAAATTATGAGCAAACACCACCAACACAATTTGGCGGAAACAACAACTTCAATGGTGGTCAGCCACCTCAAGGCAATACAGAAGGTTTATTGGGAGAATACGGAATCAATATCACAGAACAAGCACGACAAGGTGATATCGATCCTGTGATCGGACGCGATGACGAAATCAAACGAGTCATTGAAATTTTAAATCGCCGAACCAAGAACAATCCTGTCTTGATTGGAGAACCAGGTGTTGGTAAAACAGCAGTTGTTGAAGGTTTAGCACAAAAAATCGTAGATGGTGATGTACCGCAAAAATTAATGGACAAAGAAGTCATTCGTTTAGATGTCATATCTTTAGTCCAAGGTACTGGTATACGAGGACAATTTGAAGAACGTATGCAAAAATTGATTGAAGAGATCCGTCAAGCAGAAAATGTGATCCTATTCATAGATGAAGTTCACGAAATCGTCGGTGCTGGTTCTGCTGGTGATGGAAATATGGATGCTGGTAATATTTTAAAACCAGCTTTAGCTCGAGGAGAATTGCAAATGGTTGGTGCTACTACCTTAAATGAGTACCGCATCATCGAAAAAGACGCTGCTTTAGAACGTCGTATGCAACCTGTACGGGTAGATGAACCAACTGTCGAAGAAACGATCAGTATTTTGAAAGGTTTGCAAAAACGTTATGAAGACTATCATCATGTAAAATATACTGATGAGGCCATCGAAGCAGCCGCAACTTTATCCAATCGTTACGTCCAAGATCGCTTCTTGCCGGATAAAGCCATCGATTTGCTAGATGAAACAGGTTCTAAGAAAAACTTGACGATCCAAATCGTTGATCCTAAAACAATCGAGAAAAAACTGCAAGAAGCAGAAGAACAAAAAGTTTTAGCTTCTCGAGAAGAAGATTTCGAAAAAGCAGCTTATTATCGCGATCAGATCAATAAACTTCAAAAAATGAAAGAACGTCAGCTCACTGAAGAGGAAACACCTGTGATTACCGAAAAAGATATGGAAAAAATCGTTGAACAACGGACAGGTATTCCAGTGGGTGAATTAAAAGAAAAAGAACAGACACAACTGAAAAACTTAGCAGATGACTTGAAAGCTCATGTCATCGGACAAGATAACGCTGTAGATCGAGTAGCGAAAGCGATTCGCCGAAACCGTGTTGGATTAAACAAACAGAATCGTCCAATCGGCTCCTTCTTATTTGTTGGACCAACTGGTGTAGGTAAAACAGAGCTTGCGAAACAACTTGCCTACGAACTATTCGGTTCACAAGATTCAATGATTCGTTTCGATATGTCTGAATATATGGAAAAACATAGTGTCTCTAAATTGATTGGTTCTCCTCCAGGTTATGTCGGATACGAAGAAGCTGGTCAATTAACAGAAAAAGTACGGAGAAATCCTTACAGTCTTGTCTTGTTAGATGAAGTAGAAAAAGCTCATCCAGATGTTTTGCATATGTTCTTGCAAATCTTAGATGATGGTCGATTGACAGATGCACAAGGAAGAACGGTCAGCTTTAAAGATACGATCATCATTATGACAAGTAATGCCGGAACTGGTAAAGTAGAAGCAAACGTTGGTTTTGGTGCGGCACGCGAAGGTGTTACTCGTTCTGTATTGAACCAATTAAACAACTACTTTACACCAGAATTTCTGAACCGTTTTGACGGGATCATCGAATTCAGTGCATTATCAAAAGAAAACTTGATGACAATCGTCACACTAATGCTAGACGATGTCAACCAAATGCTGGCAGCACAGCAACTTCACATCGAAGTTCCTACGAATGTCAAAGAAAAATTAGTTGACTTAGGCTATGATCCATCTATGGGTGCTCGTCCTCTTCGACGCACGATCCAAGAACAAATCGAAGATGGTATCGCTGAATTTTATCTTGATCACCCTTCTATCCATGAGTTGAAAGCAAAACTGGATAAAGATGGAAAAATCATCGTTACTTCTAAACCAGAACGTTTGGCTAAAGAATCAGCCGAAGAAACGGCTGAATAA
- a CDS encoding peptide chain release factor 3, with product MNNPKLKQQVDNRRTFAIISHPDAGKTTITEQLLLFGGAIRQAGTVKGKKTGNFAKSDWMEIEKQRGISVTSSVMQFDYQGKRVNILDTPGHEDFSEDTYRTLMAVDSAVMVIDSAKGIEAQTKKLFQVVKKRGIPIFTFINKLDRDGREPLELLEELEELLDIESYPMNWPIGMGKGLEGLYDIYHNRVEFYRPENYQDERLVELDEDGLLPENHPLTENSLYEQVLEEVELIKEAGDAFNQEKIARGDQTPVFFGSALTNFGVQTFLETFVELAPAPYGHKTQDDQMVSPYEEEFSGFVFKIQANMNPAHRDRIAFVRICSGTFERGMDVWLERTNKKLKLSNVTQFMADSRENVEKAVAGDIIGVYDTGNYQIGDTLFEGKLKVAYEELPSFTPELFMKVTAKNVMKQKSFHKGIYQLVQEGAIQLYKTYLTEEYIIGAVGQLQFEVFQYRMLNEYNAEVIMSPMGHKIARWIDPEDLDEKMSSSRNILARDRFDQPLFLFENQFAERWFADKYPNVKLKSLM from the coding sequence ATGAATAATCCAAAATTAAAGCAACAAGTGGACAATCGCAGAACTTTTGCGATCATTTCCCATCCGGATGCTGGGAAAACAACGATTACAGAACAATTACTATTGTTTGGTGGGGCTATCCGTCAAGCCGGGACCGTAAAAGGCAAAAAAACAGGTAATTTTGCCAAATCAGACTGGATGGAAATCGAGAAACAACGTGGGATTTCTGTTACTAGTTCTGTTATGCAGTTTGATTATCAAGGGAAACGAGTAAATATCTTGGATACACCAGGACATGAAGATTTTTCTGAAGATACTTATCGTACTTTGATGGCCGTGGATAGTGCGGTCATGGTAATCGATAGTGCAAAAGGGATCGAAGCACAGACAAAGAAATTATTCCAAGTTGTAAAAAAACGTGGCATCCCGATATTTACTTTTATCAACAAACTAGATCGTGATGGTCGTGAACCATTGGAATTGTTAGAAGAATTAGAAGAGCTATTAGATATCGAATCTTATCCGATGAATTGGCCAATCGGTATGGGTAAAGGGCTAGAAGGTCTTTATGATATCTACCATAATCGTGTAGAGTTTTATCGTCCGGAAAATTATCAGGATGAACGATTAGTAGAATTGGATGAAGATGGACTGCTTCCCGAAAATCATCCTCTAACTGAAAATTCCTTATATGAACAAGTCTTAGAAGAAGTAGAACTAATCAAAGAGGCTGGAGATGCATTTAATCAAGAAAAAATTGCTCGTGGCGATCAGACACCAGTATTTTTTGGTTCTGCATTGACTAACTTCGGTGTACAGACTTTTTTAGAGACTTTCGTTGAATTGGCACCAGCTCCTTATGGACACAAAACACAAGATGATCAGATGGTAAGTCCTTATGAGGAAGAATTTTCAGGTTTCGTATTCAAGATCCAAGCAAATATGAATCCAGCCCATCGTGACCGAATCGCTTTTGTCCGAATCTGTTCTGGAACATTCGAACGAGGAATGGATGTCTGGTTGGAACGTACAAATAAAAAACTGAAATTAAGCAATGTCACACAATTTATGGCAGATTCGAGAGAAAACGTCGAAAAAGCAGTAGCAGGCGATATCATCGGTGTATATGATACAGGCAATTATCAGATTGGGGATACATTGTTCGAAGGAAAACTAAAAGTTGCTTATGAAGAACTCCCTTCATTTACTCCAGAGCTGTTTATGAAAGTGACTGCAAAAAATGTCATGAAACAAAAATCCTTCCACAAAGGAATCTATCAATTAGTTCAAGAAGGAGCGATTCAGCTTTATAAAACATATCTAACGGAAGAATATATCATTGGAGCTGTTGGTCAGCTACAATTCGAAGTATTCCAATATCGTATGTTAAATGAGTATAACGCCGAAGTAATCATGTCTCCAATGGGACACAAAATCGCTCGCTGGATCGATCCAGAAGATTTGGATGAGAAGATGAGTTCAAGTCGCAATATCTTGGCTCGTGACCGTTTCGACCAACCGTTGTTCTTATTCGAGAACCAATTTGCAGAACGCTGGTTTGCGGATAAATATCCCAATGTAAAATTAAAAAGTTTGATGTAA
- a CDS encoding phosphocarrier protein HPr, with protein MEKKEFHVVAETGIHARPATLLVQTASKFNSDVNLEYKGKSVNLKSIMGVMSLGVGQGSDVTITAEGADEADAMAAIVETMKKEGLSE; from the coding sequence ATGGAAAAGAAAGAATTTCACGTAGTAGCAGAAACTGGGATCCACGCTCGTCCAGCTACACTATTAGTACAAACAGCAAGCAAATTTAACTCTGATGTAAACTTAGAGTATAAAGGTAAATCAGTAAACTTGAAATCAATCATGGGCGTTATGTCTTTAGGTGTAGGTCAAGGTTCTGATGTTACTATTACTGCAGAAGGTGCTGACGAAGCTGATGCAATGGCAGCAATCGTTGAAACAATGAAGAAAGAAGGCTTATCTGAATAA
- a CDS encoding DUF1827 family protein, which translates to MKLVNVTNSHSRLVLNQLENTDAHLVKVYTAGNTTIVYTEAPEHNEILLINDKRKIQPKEIEDAKNYFLDKIKDAVYHEDEIKVIELAGLVEISIPKHELGATLAV; encoded by the coding sequence ATGAAATTGGTAAATGTAACAAACAGCCATTCCCGTCTTGTATTAAACCAGCTTGAAAACACTGATGCCCATCTAGTCAAGGTCTACACAGCCGGAAATACCACTATTGTCTACACTGAAGCCCCTGAACATAATGAAATTCTGCTGATCAATGACAAACGTAAAATCCAGCCGAAAGAAATCGAAGATGCTAAAAATTATTTCTTAGATAAAATCAAAGACGCCGTTTACCACGAGGATGAAATCAAAGTAATCGAATTGGCAGGCCTTGTTGAAATCTCGATTCCAAAACATGAATTAGGCGCTACATTAGCCGTGTAA